One Salvia miltiorrhiza cultivar Shanhuang (shh) chromosome 6, IMPLAD_Smil_shh, whole genome shotgun sequence genomic window, TTTATATGCAGTTAACCCCAATAAAATAgttgaaaatatttaatatcTACTATTCTATAAAGGGGTAATcatgcataaatatataaattttcgcTCAATTCTAATTTCACACATGAATTAAAAATTCTAATTAACTCCAAATATCCGAACTTTCAATTATTCTAACACGATTCTCAATTTTTGACGAATTAATTAATGTCATCATGACAAGCTGAAATAACAAATTAATGTCACAATAGTTAACCGAAGTGCCATGAACATCTAACTACATCGTTTAGTACATTAATCACTTAAACCATATAGATATTTTAAGCGTCTACCTTGGCATTAATTTGGAGGTAATTGTCAGTcgtttagaaaaataaaaataaaaaatgaaaacttATGCATTCGAAGGCATACATAGAAAACCAAAATTAAGtaaaagtttatatatttatatgcaaGTGCATGGAAGCACTATATGGATAGAGAATTCGCGATCAGCATTACGTTAAAATTAGAACAGTAGCTTGACATACGATAAAAGTACAATGAGCGGAAAAGAGTTCCTACATCACATATGAGAGATGAGTAAAAGACATAGTAAGTAATAGCATCAAATAATACAATGTGAGAACCTTCTAACTTCAGCCCACATAGGAATATACTCAGATGGTTCTTACTACAGACTGCAAGTGACAAAAACCAACACAGATCCAATATATAAATGACAACAAAAGTGTAGTAAAGAATAAATTGTAGTTTACCGTTCCAACGATATGGCATTTAGGCAACAGCAGGCATGTCCTTTAGCCACGCATCCAGTGGCTTGCCGATTGAGTAAACAATGAAACCAATCTCCCTGAGCTTATCGGCATTCACAACGTTCCTCCCGTCAAAAACAAAGGCAGGTTTCTGCATGTTGTCATATATCCTCTGGAAATCGAGCTTCTTAAACTCATCCCACTCGGTCAGAATGCAGACAGCATGTGCATCTTTGGTAGCCTCATAGGCGTCCCAGACAGTATGCACTTTCTTCACTGTGGTCGGGCTCATTGGCTGGAGGTGAAGGGGATGGTCCCAGTCGAACTTGTTCATCGAGAGGTCCCTCTGGATCTGGTCGTCAGTGACCTGGGGATCGTAGATGCTGAGTTGGGCCTTGTCCCCTAGGAGCCCTTTGCAGACGTCGATAGCAGGAGTCTCTCGAGTATCACCTGTGTCCTTCTTGAAAGCAAAACCCAGGATGGCGATTTTCTTGTTAGCAACTGTGTTGAACATGGACGAGACAAGTCGGTTGACAAAACGGTTCTTCTGGTAGTCGTTAATCTTGATGACTTGCTTCCAGTATTCTGCAACTTCAGGGAGACCATTGCACTCGCAAATATAAACTAAGTTCAGAATGTCCTTCTGGAAGCAGGAACCACCAAAACCAACACTGGCGTTGAGGAACTTGGGACCGATTCTTGAGTCTGTGCCAACAGCATAAGCCACCTGGGAAACATCTGCTCCAGTGGCTTCACAGAGAGCTGACATTGCATTCACTGACGAGATACGTTGGGCCAAGAATGCATTTGCAGCAAGTTTTGACAGTTCTGCTGACCATAAATTAGTGGTGAGGATGCGATCTTCAGGAACCCAATGAGCGTAAACATCCTTAAGTGCTTTAACTGCCTTGTTGCCTTCTGGGGTTTCCCTGCCTCCGATTAGAACCCTGTCTGGGTTGAAAAGATCTTGAATTGCAGTACCTTCAGCAAGGAATTCTGGGTTGGAAAGAATCTGATAATTAATTCCCTTGCTGTTATGggtcaagattttttcaatgGCCTCAGCGGTTTTGACCGGAACTGTAGACTTCTCAACCACTATCTTATCAGATTTTGATACATCGGCAATCATACGTGCTGCACTTTCCCAGTATGTCAAATCTGCAGCTTTGCCAGCTCCAAGACCTCGAGTCTTAGTAGGGGTGTTGACTGACACAAATACTATGTCAGCCTCAAACACATGTTTCTCCACATCTGTGCTGAAGAATAGGTTCTTGCCCCGGCACTGCTTCACTACCTCATCAAGTCCTGGCTCATAGATAGGAAGTGTATCACTGTTCCAGGCAGTGATGCGTGGGACAGAAATATCAACAACAGCCACTTCAATATCAGGGCATTTGAGTGCTATCACAGCCATTGTAGGGCCTCCCACATATCCAGCTCCAATACAGCAAATCTTCACCATTCTTTCCTTTGTTCTGGTTCCCTGAAAAATTTACATGCAAACATTATGCCATCTCGTCTATGTAAATGCAAAGCATCACCATAATTGAACGTTACATTCAGATATCAGGGCAGAGATTATTCATAAAGGAAATTTGAACAAGCTTTGAGAGCACTGTCATGAAATGATATATGATCTATCAGATCCGCAGAAAATTTCCTGACCATCATTCAACATCATAATTATAACAGAACCAACAAGAAAGTGGACTGCATTAACCAGAAAAATTTAATTCCAGTAGAACCAAGTGCAGCTAAAAGAGTATAGAGAATCAATGACAACGTAGGCAAAGATTACCCAGAATCTGATTCCAATTGCTTGAAAAGGTGTCAAGCTTATTCTTTATCAAAATCCATGATAATGAATACAGCATAACATCAAAGTATTTTGCTAATCAGATCTGAATAGTATAATTCAGAGCAAGAAGTACCAGTCTGCCACTGACACCTAAAGATCACAGAGTTATCATGAAAAAAGAGATCTTGCAATGCTCAGTAATTCTTCAAGTTAAATTACAATATTTCTGAATAGATCTACCACACCAACACTGTCTACTGCACGGAATAAGCTCTGAAAACCAATACTTGGAATTCACGTTAAACCATAACACAACGATAATTAGAATTATATCACATACTTGGCGAAACTTATCGAGATCTAACAAAATTCCGTAAATTATACAACTAACACCAAAATGAACATTACAATGAGAGATCAATTCAGTTAAACCTTAAATTACTACAATCACGCAAACCGCCGTTTCAGATCAGACATCACCGACATAAATAAAACCATACAACAAAGCGATAAACTTGATCTACACTCATTTCATCAACAAAATGAAACTCATAAACCTTGGACACATAAACTTCAGAGACAAAACCACGCCCACCGACACAATTCTGGTTGCTGATGTTCGCACATAATGAGAGAGATTAACAATctatggacaaaatgaagttgtGAATTGGAAATGATGAGGTTTACCTCTCGATCGCGCGTTGGGATttgagggagatgagagagagatctGTGGGAAGGGGAGTAATGTATGAAATGAATTTTGTTGAAAGCAAAGAGAGCGGGTAGCTCCTTAAATAGTCGTTGGAATTCCAAGATCTACCTCCGTGGACTTCACAAAAAGACGAAAACACCCCTGTGCGTAATCAGATTTCATTAAAATACAACAGTAACCCTACACCTTAAAAGGGGGGTTTGGCATTTGATGATTTTGACGGCCCGCTGGCAAACAGTCTCAAATCTTAAGTGttatctctctcttttttctttttctgtacCACTTTTTAGCCCGAAATCCGTGGGctgacccgattaacccgcTATCCGAGAGAGTTAGagttgaatattttcaacccgataaaagttATAATCCGAGCCCGTAACCAAATAGCCCGGCATCCGATAGGGCCGGCCCGACTAActcgatgggctagcccgaaacccgaatacttaatattaaatatttagatataaaaataaaaaaataacaaaatattataaagtttcatcatttcacttttctgtatttttgagatgctttgcttctatgaattcaaactcttgttggatattttattgttttttcgttaacaaagttgaacattttattgttaccaacttattttatatgttatgcaatcttcatgtttttttcaatatcttatatttttgcatttgcttgctatataatttatatctttgatttctatgtatattttatacattatacattagatcattaaaaataacaaaatacaaatgattattttattttacgcatttaagccgactagcccgatgggctagcccgaaacccgaacgtttagggttagggttgaaaatttataacccgacaaaatccccaacccgattagccctcacccgattaacccgaaacccgatagggctggcccgaaacccggtgggctggcccgattgacatctctaCCACTTTTTATACTCTCTCTGTGCGTGTATGATTATTGGTGGCACAAATTTTAAATGAATGTATTAAAAGTGAAGAAAATAGttcattttattataaaatatggGTAAAAAATAAAAGGTTAGTGATGAAATAATGTCCAAACATAACAAATGCACACTCTTGTAGGACGttccaaaataaaaagaagtgcacactcttatgcgacagagagaatatatttgtagttataacaaacaaatttcaattattttattatgtatttgaaaaatatttatagtaTAATAATGGTTAAAAATGTGATCTTTTTTGTAACATTAgtaaatatactccatccgtctcacttcaaatgtcttgtttttttttattgggttgtcccacttaaATGTCTTATTCCCCTATATGAAAAAAGTTAGTCTCAAAATGTAAAAGTTTTGGGGTCTACATCACCTTTtaaccgtgccgaaaagaaacaggACACTTGAAGTGGAACAAAaagaatattttatttcttttttatcaaCACTATTGTATATATCATGTCTATATGTATACAAAACTATTTTTAATCTAACttactaaataaaatttaaaaagttaacTTGATAAAAATAATTCGTTGAACATCTCAAAATTCTATTTTACATAACTATAAATTAAGCTAAATAATTTGTAAAatggaaaagaaataaaaaagttatttaTGGAAAATAATACTCCTTCTGTTCTATTTGAAACATCTCATTTTTTGGGATACATAAATTAAGGTATAGGTGATTTAGGTATAAATCAAGTTGTTTATAATTAAGTTggaaagagaaaataatttttaaagaatTTCTATCAAATTAACTGAGAGAGAAGGTAAAAACTAACTTTTTTTGCTCTCTAAGAAAAAGACTAACTTTTGTGTGTCATATtatgtaattaataaattatgtgAGGGGTGTTTGTTTTGTGTTGAGtgtctcaaaataaataaacatttcAAAAGGATGATCCAAATTGAAAAgtatgatatttcaaatggaATGAATAGAGTATTTTTGACTGAACGATGTCAAATATGAACTTACTTGATCGTCACTGTTGTTCCTATTAATCCACATATACTTTGTTCCATATTAATTGTGACATAGTCTCGGTTTAAtcataaatatattact contains:
- the LOC130988703 gene encoding UDP-glucose 6-dehydrogenase 1, with translation MVKICCIGAGYVGGPTMAVIALKCPDIEVAVVDISVPRITAWNSDTLPIYEPGLDEVVKQCRGKNLFFSTDVEKHVFEADIVFVSVNTPTKTRGLGAGKAADLTYWESAARMIADVSKSDKIVVEKSTVPVKTAEAIEKILTHNSKGINYQILSNPEFLAEGTAIQDLFNPDRVLIGGRETPEGNKAVKALKDVYAHWVPEDRILTTNLWSAELSKLAANAFLAQRISSVNAMSALCEATGADVSQVAYAVGTDSRIGPKFLNASVGFGGSCFQKDILNLVYICECNGLPEVAEYWKQVIKINDYQKNRFVNRLVSSMFNTVANKKIAILGFAFKKDTGDTRETPAIDVCKGLLGDKAQLSIYDPQVTDDQIQRDLSMNKFDWDHPLHLQPMSPTTVKKVHTVWDAYEATKDAHAVCILTEWDEFKKLDFQRIYDNMQKPAFVFDGRNVVNADKLREIGFIVYSIGKPLDAWLKDMPAVA